The genomic interval GGTGGGGACATTTGTAGCAGCTATCGCACCGGGAATCGAAGTGCTTTTAATCGGAAGACTGCTTCAAGCGGCGGGTACCGGGCTGCTCTTTCCTTTACTAACCAACGTGGTATTCTCCATCGTTCCTATTGAAAAAAGGGGCTCGGCAATGGGGACAATTGGAATTGTCATTACTTTTGCTCCCGCAATTGGACCCACTCTATCAGGGATCATTGTTGAGCATTTTAGTTGGCGGGTTCTCTTTTACGGCGTTCTGCCGATCGCACTGATTGTTATTATATTTGCATATGTCAAGCTTAAAAACGTGACGGAGACAACTAATCCGAAGATTGATCCGATATCACTTCTACTTTCAACCTTAGGTTTCGGGGGGATTGTGTACGGATTCAGCAGTTCTGGTGAAGGAAATGAGGGTTGGTCGAGCAATGAAGTTCTAATTCCAATTGCCATTGGCGTTGTTTCTTTAGTCCTGTTTACTTGGAGGCAATTGAAAATTTCACAACCTTTGCTAGATTTAAGAACATTTAAATACAACATTTTTAGAATGTCGACGCTGATTATGATGATTGTCATGATGGCGATGTTTTCTGCGATGATGTTGTTGCCAATTTTTCTCCAGAATGCGTTAGGTTACAGTCCGTTGGAGGCAGGTTTGATCATGTTGCCAGGCGGTATTGTCATGGGAATCATGTCACCAATTACAGGCAGATTATTTGATAAATTTGGGGCCAAGTGGCTGGCGCTTATCGGATTGGGGCTGATCGCGAATACGCTTTGGCAATTTGCCTATATCACAATGTCAACTCAATACAGCACGATTATGATTTTCAATACACTATTAATGTTGGGGATTTCAATGGTTATGATGCCGATCATGACAA from Metabacillus sediminilitoris carries:
- a CDS encoding DHA2 family efflux MFS transporter permease subunit, whose product is MIMILGVFVAILNETLLNVALSKIMDDFEIAPSTAQWLTTGYLLVIGVLIPVTAYLIQRFTTRSLFLGAMGLFTVGTFVAAIAPGIEVLLIGRLLQAAGTGLLFPLLTNVVFSIVPIEKRGSAMGTIGIVITFAPAIGPTLSGIIVEHFSWRVLFYGVLPIALIVIIFAYVKLKNVTETTNPKIDPISLLLSTLGFGGIVYGFSSSGEGNEGWSSNEVLIPIAIGVVSLVLFTWRQLKISQPLLDLRTFKYNIFRMSTLIMMIVMMAMFSAMMLLPIFLQNALGYSPLEAGLIMLPGGIVMGIMSPITGRLFDKFGAKWLALIGLGLIANTLWQFAYITMSTQYSTIMIFNTLLMLGISMVMMPIMTNALNELPPPLYPHGTAIISTLQQVAGAVGTALLVSIMTNRSASFMENTLLKEDEATIQVLAMIAGMKSAFLLAFGLVAIAWIVSFFIKRSVSQEDGLEIKKVAKN